CATGGATGGATGGACACGTACAGCTAGCAGCCTAGCAGTGCTAGTCACAAAAGAAAAACCTTGTGATTGATTCATGGTCATGGCACAACAACAATGGATACTTGCTAATTGGTGATGGTGgtcgtgccgccgccgccttcggCACCATCCCAGCTCGCAGCCTCAGTCGATTTGCTCTGCGTCTCCAACCGTCCAAAGATCCCAACCTTATCATCGTCTCCTACCATGAGCTCGGCAACGAGATCGGACACGGCAAGTTCTGCTCCGTTCGGATCTATGGTAGGAAGACCTGTGAAATCCAACTCACCGTTAGGCCTTTTCTGTCGCCTTCTCTCTGGTggtcttggttgttgaccatggtTGCCTTGTTTTTGTGCTTGTACAGCCGTTCAAGAGGTTCGTGCTGATCGGGTGGGTGGCCCTGGTGAACTACGGCAAGGACTACGGctgcctcgtcgtcatcgtcgACGTTGTTGACCAGAACAGGGTGAGTTTGATCCCCTTCCCTGCTTCCTCCTGTCATTCTCGATCTGCTGCGGCGGAGGAGCCTTTATGGACGTAGTGATTGAGATCGTGCTCATGTTTAGTTTAGAATTTCTTCTCTGCGTGTCCCTCCCTTGGCTGTAGATTTGAGCTGTTCAAGGTGTGGACTTCTGTATAGTTCCAAGTAGAATTGTAACTGCACGGATATCATATTCTTGATGCGAATTTTTGATAGTTTTCATTAGCTTTTACTGTAACTCGGTAactttgttttgctttgttgctAATAACTTGGTTGTGATTCGCATCCTAAAGTCCCTTAACTTCGATTGCATATATAACTAGCCTTTACAACTTGTACGAATTTGGAAGTAATTGTTGATTTTACATGCCATTTGAAGTTTACACTTGCCAAGTAATATTGCATGCTCTTGTCAGTGCAGTTATTCTGCCAGAACTTGTTTAATTTTTGTATTGACTCATCTCTAGCATGTGGCCCTTTATCCACCCTAGCAATGTTTTTATTTGTATATGTTTAGCTCACCTGATCAGCCCCTAATGTGCCTTGCGGCCTTGCCTAAATGTGTGAATGACTACTGAAAATAAACAGCCAGAGTGCTATTGCTCAAATATATGCGATGT
The sequence above is drawn from the Triticum aestivum cultivar Chinese Spring chromosome 7A, IWGSC CS RefSeq v2.1, whole genome shotgun sequence genome and encodes:
- the LOC123148655 gene encoding uncharacterized protein isoform X1 is translated as MVVVPPPPSAPSQLAASVDLLCVSNRPKIPTLSSSPTMSSATRSDTASSAPFGSMPFKRFVLIGWVALVNYGKDYGCLVVIVDVVDQNRLHCSVIHLYHCFLVYPQERRGHGPPRGRDHATPLGPPRRRHAEGRLRWLQIEAAERDKAIGSQGLHIPPLLDFLSKI